Proteins from a genomic interval of uncultured Desulfuromusa sp.:
- a CDS encoding NADH-quinone oxidoreductase subunit M: protein MADYLLSIMTFFPLLGILFLLFIPRDNGALLKMFTLAVSLVTFAISLPLAFDDVFKTSGAMHYREFYEWINIGNFFQMNYNLGVDGISLWLVMLTTFITPIAILSTWNAVEKNVKGFMAMLLLLETGMLGAFISLDLFLFYIFWELMLIPMYFLIGIWGGKNRIYAAVKFFIYTAVGSLLMLVAIIFVYYFAVKSGAPMNGFGIQELYKLDLPYHAQFWLFLAFGFSFAIKVPMFPLHTWLPDAHTEAPTAGSVILAAVLLKMGTYGYVRFAMPLFPEALPTFIPYLAFLSVVGIIYGSLVAMMQDDIKKLVAYSSVAHLGFVMLGVFALNLQGLAGGMIQMVNHGISTGALFLIVGFIYERRHTRLITEFGGIATKMPVFATIFMIVTFSSIGLPGTNGFVGEFLALMGAFQSGLRWYAVFATTGVILAAIYMLWVYQRVMFGKVTNPKNENLKDLSAREIVIMLPLLLFIFWIGIYPNTFFSKMNPAMEKMLVQMGANPVAVVEMHQPEAAEHTGTHTQSHAVEHKD, encoded by the coding sequence ATGGCTGATTACCTTCTCAGTATTATGACTTTCTTCCCATTGTTGGGGATACTGTTTCTTTTATTTATCCCTCGAGACAATGGTGCATTGCTTAAAATGTTCACCTTGGCGGTATCCTTGGTAACCTTTGCAATCAGCTTGCCTCTAGCATTTGACGATGTCTTTAAGACTTCCGGTGCGATGCATTATCGTGAATTTTACGAGTGGATTAATATCGGTAACTTTTTCCAGATGAATTATAATCTTGGCGTTGACGGAATCAGTCTGTGGCTGGTGATGTTGACGACCTTCATCACTCCTATAGCAATTCTTTCGACCTGGAACGCAGTAGAGAAAAATGTCAAAGGTTTTATGGCAATGCTGCTGTTGCTTGAAACTGGCATGCTTGGTGCCTTCATTTCGCTGGACCTTTTTCTCTTCTATATTTTCTGGGAATTAATGCTCATTCCGATGTACTTCCTTATTGGTATCTGGGGTGGGAAAAACAGAATCTATGCTGCGGTTAAGTTTTTTATCTATACCGCTGTTGGTTCTCTGCTGATGCTGGTCGCAATTATCTTTGTCTATTATTTTGCGGTCAAAAGCGGCGCCCCGATGAATGGTTTTGGTATCCAGGAGCTTTATAAGCTTGATCTTCCGTATCATGCTCAATTCTGGTTATTCCTGGCATTTGGATTCAGCTTTGCCATCAAAGTTCCAATGTTTCCACTCCATACCTGGTTACCTGATGCCCATACAGAAGCCCCGACAGCGGGTTCGGTTATTTTGGCTGCTGTTCTGCTGAAAATGGGAACATACGGCTACGTCCGTTTTGCCATGCCACTGTTTCCTGAAGCCTTACCGACATTCATCCCCTATCTGGCCTTTTTAAGTGTTGTCGGAATCATCTACGGTTCTCTTGTTGCGATGATGCAGGATGATATTAAAAAACTGGTTGCATATTCATCTGTTGCCCATCTTGGCTTTGTTATGCTTGGGGTTTTTGCCCTCAACTTACAGGGACTGGCCGGTGGTATGATTCAGATGGTCAATCATGGTATTTCAACTGGCGCACTCTTCCTGATTGTCGGTTTTATTTATGAACGTCGACATACCCGTTTGATTACAGAATTTGGTGGAATCGCAACGAAAATGCCGGTATTTGCAACCATATTTATGATTGTGACTTTCTCTTCGATTGGACTGCCTGGAACTAATGGCTTTGTTGGCGAGTTTCTGGCACTGATGGGTGCATTTCAAAGTGGTTTACGCTGGTATGCCGTATTTGCCACAACCGGAGTGATTCTTGCCGCAATTTATATGCTGTGGGTTTATCAGCGGGTCATGTTCGGTAAGGTGACCAATCCTAAAAATGAAAACCTGAAAGACTTGTCAGCACGCGAAATTGTTATCATGTTGCCACTTTTGCTGTTTATCTTCTGGATTGGTATCTATCCAAACACCTTCTTTTCAAAAATGAATCCTGCAATGGAAAAGATGCTTGTGCAGATGGGGGCAAACCCGGTCGCTGTTGTAGAAATGCATCAACCTGAAGCGGCGGAACATACCGGAACACACACTCAATCTCACGCGGTTGAACATAAAGACTGA
- a CDS encoding UbiD family decarboxylase — translation MDVKEYLQKIEEAKELQTVHVEINPRLELAALCRREFAKEGGGQALLFNRVLGSAFPVVANLFGSEQRISLLLHSASLKQFSNQVTTLLQQKKGTTAERLDFPRKTFTVTDSELIVAPDLTLTDLPAIQSWPGEGGRYLNLAVALTEHMQTGQRNLGLYRAQIVGTDLIALNFSANSGAAEHFAVAAKEHRSLPISLIIGSDPALIWVAAAALPDNCDEFAFHDALFDQKLQLTPGLTQPLQVPANAEIVIEGEIIADQTVNEGPFGNHTGQYVTRTDCPLMQVTAIRYRPGAVLSTTVVGPPPSENVNLGKANEILLREMLKIDFPQISHLKMPLLTIFHGVALLSVKPQSAGKNKELLYALWENSALRRSPLLVLFDEHVNLDSLSYGWWRAVNCLKNQRIYNNNGKIGIDATGVNPSSLVEEDQDTRDLLRRRKDEYNQC, via the coding sequence ATGGATGTCAAAGAATATCTACAAAAAATAGAAGAAGCGAAGGAGCTGCAAACTGTTCATGTGGAGATTAACCCAAGGTTAGAGTTGGCGGCACTCTGCAGGCGTGAGTTTGCTAAAGAAGGTGGTGGTCAGGCTCTTTTATTTAACCGGGTTCTGGGATCAGCATTTCCCGTGGTCGCCAACTTATTCGGATCTGAGCAGAGGATCAGCCTGCTTCTTCATTCTGCAAGCTTGAAACAGTTTTCGAATCAAGTAACGACACTGCTGCAACAAAAAAAAGGAACAACTGCTGAGCGCTTAGATTTCCCCCGTAAAACATTCACTGTGACAGATTCAGAGCTTATTGTTGCCCCTGATCTGACATTAACAGATCTTCCTGCGATTCAAAGTTGGCCGGGTGAAGGCGGCAGATATCTTAACCTTGCTGTTGCACTGACGGAGCATATGCAAACTGGTCAAAGAAATCTGGGATTATACCGTGCCCAGATTGTTGGCACAGACCTCATTGCACTAAACTTTTCAGCAAACTCTGGAGCTGCAGAACATTTTGCTGTTGCTGCTAAGGAGCATAGATCTCTGCCGATAAGTCTGATAATAGGCTCGGATCCGGCACTTATTTGGGTTGCGGCTGCAGCCTTGCCGGACAATTGTGATGAGTTCGCATTTCATGACGCACTCTTTGACCAGAAGTTGCAATTGACCCCAGGTTTGACGCAACCATTACAGGTTCCTGCTAATGCTGAAATCGTTATTGAAGGAGAAATTATCGCTGATCAAACGGTGAATGAAGGTCCCTTTGGCAACCATACAGGTCAATATGTGACTCGCACTGACTGCCCACTGATGCAAGTGACGGCAATACGCTATCGGCCAGGAGCTGTTTTGTCAACGACAGTTGTTGGCCCTCCACCAAGCGAGAACGTTAATCTTGGGAAAGCTAATGAAATTTTACTGCGTGAAATGCTGAAAATTGATTTTCCGCAAATCAGTCATCTCAAGATGCCATTACTGACCATTTTTCATGGAGTCGCTCTCTTGTCAGTAAAGCCGCAATCAGCCGGGAAGAATAAAGAGCTTCTTTATGCTTTGTGGGAAAACAGCGCTCTACGCAGGTCACCATTACTGGTTTTATTTGACGAACACGTTAATTTAGACTCGCTATCTTATGGCTGGTGGAGAGCGGTAAATTGTCTGAAGAATCAACGCATCTACAACAATAACGGCAAAATTGGAATTGATGCGACGGGTGTCAACCCTTCATCTCTGGTTGAGGAAGATCAGGATACTCGAGATCTCCTCCGCCGACGGAAAGATGAATACAATCAATGCTAG
- a CDS encoding NADH-quinone oxidoreductase subunit C gives MSAQGIVEKLKAKFPAEVLDVVEFRGETTVTVKKEQIVDICMFMRDNFGYNLLCDLCGVDYMGQAPRFMVVYNLYNITTKERFRIKAPVAEEGANIDTVSTVWGTANWHERECWDLLGIKFNNHPDLRRILMPADWEGHPLRKDYPVQGPDREPYKGRVS, from the coding sequence ATGAGTGCTCAAGGAATTGTTGAAAAATTAAAAGCAAAGTTCCCTGCAGAAGTTCTGGATGTTGTGGAGTTTCGCGGGGAGACCACTGTTACCGTGAAAAAAGAGCAGATCGTTGATATCTGTATGTTCATGCGTGACAATTTTGGTTACAACTTGTTGTGTGATCTTTGTGGCGTCGATTATATGGGGCAAGCACCACGTTTTATGGTGGTCTATAACCTCTACAATATCACCACAAAGGAGCGTTTTCGGATCAAAGCTCCGGTTGCAGAGGAGGGTGCCAATATCGATACTGTTAGCACCGTCTGGGGGACAGCCAATTGGCATGAGCGGGAGTGCTGGGATCTGCTGGGAATCAAGTTTAACAACCATCCTGATTTGAGGCGGATTCTGATGCCGGCTGACTGGGAGGGACATCCTTTGCGTAAGGATTATCCTGTACAGGGGCCTGACCGTGAACCCTATAAAGGACGAGTTTCCTAA
- the nuoH gene encoding NADH-quinone oxidoreductase subunit NuoH — translation MTPEVLTLSETPWLFAGVMLGKILVAFVATLLIVAYATYAERKIIGRMQTRMGPNMTGPKGLLQPIADGLKLFFKEDIIPSQSHWFAFILAPMMILAPAFVSIAVIPFGGDLQFTYDGTLYAVPMQITDLNIGLLFIVAMAGLGVYGIVLAGLASNSKYALLGGIRSTAQMISYELAVGLSIVAIFMLSETLSLRGIVTAQQLPLWGSDSLSFLPNWFIFSQPLAFGLFVIGSMAEINRTPFDLPEAETELVSGFCTEYSAMKYALFFMAEYANMITVSAVATTLFLGGWGGPFYGWINFLIKVFAFMFFFIWIRATFPRLRYDQLMFLGWKIMLPLALVNIVITGIAILLW, via the coding sequence ATGACGCCAGAAGTTCTGACACTCTCGGAAACACCTTGGTTATTTGCAGGAGTCATGCTGGGAAAGATTTTAGTGGCTTTTGTAGCGACGTTATTGATCGTGGCTTATGCCACCTACGCGGAGCGTAAAATAATCGGTAGGATGCAGACCCGTATGGGGCCGAATATGACTGGGCCGAAGGGCTTGTTGCAGCCGATTGCAGATGGTTTGAAGCTCTTTTTTAAAGAGGATATCATCCCTTCGCAGTCACACTGGTTTGCTTTTATCCTTGCTCCGATGATGATTCTGGCACCGGCCTTTGTCTCTATTGCGGTTATTCCTTTTGGTGGTGACCTTCAGTTTACTTATGACGGAACTCTTTACGCTGTGCCGATGCAGATCACGGATTTGAATATCGGTCTGCTTTTTATTGTTGCTATGGCTGGCCTCGGGGTTTACGGAATTGTGTTGGCCGGACTGGCTTCCAACAGTAAGTATGCATTGCTTGGTGGTATTCGTTCCACTGCGCAGATGATTTCGTATGAACTGGCTGTTGGCCTTTCCATTGTTGCTATTTTCATGCTCTCAGAGACTCTGAGCTTGCGTGGAATTGTTACCGCTCAACAATTGCCTTTATGGGGCAGTGATTCCCTCAGCTTTCTTCCCAACTGGTTTATCTTCAGTCAGCCACTTGCTTTCGGACTTTTTGTGATTGGTTCTATGGCCGAGATTAACCGGACTCCTTTTGATTTACCTGAGGCTGAGACAGAGTTGGTTTCTGGTTTTTGTACCGAATATTCAGCAATGAAATATGCCCTGTTTTTTATGGCAGAGTACGCCAATATGATTACCGTATCCGCTGTCGCTACGACACTGTTCCTTGGAGGCTGGGGCGGACCATTTTACGGTTGGATTAATTTTCTGATTAAAGTTTTTGCTTTTATGTTCTTCTTCATCTGGATTCGGGCCACCTTCCCGCGTCTTCGTTACGACCAGTTGATGTTTCTGGGCTGGAAAATAATGCTTCCGCTGGCTCTTGTAAATATTGTCATTACGGGCATTGCAATTCTGCTCTGGTAG
- the ndhC gene encoding NADH-quinone oxidoreductase subunit A: MLDTYLPILVVIGIAFAFALGSVVLSRLIGVKKPSEVKLAPYECGMPLIGPAEERFSIKFYIVAMLFILFDIEAVFLYPWAVMFKRLGIFGFVEMGVFIVILLVGFVYVWKKGALEWE, translated from the coding sequence ATGCTGGATACTTATCTGCCGATTCTTGTCGTCATCGGAATCGCATTTGCTTTTGCTCTTGGGTCGGTCGTTTTGTCCCGACTTATCGGGGTGAAAAAACCAAGTGAGGTCAAGCTGGCGCCGTATGAGTGTGGGATGCCTCTTATTGGTCCAGCCGAAGAGCGCTTTTCAATTAAATTTTACATTGTCGCGATGCTTTTTATTCTCTTCGATATTGAAGCTGTTTTTCTTTATCCTTGGGCGGTCATGTTTAAACGCCTTGGGATTTTCGGTTTTGTAGAGATGGGAGTGTTTATTGTTATTCTTCTCGTCGGCTTTGTCTATGTATGGAAAAAAGGAGCTCTGGAATGGGAGTAG
- the nuoL gene encoding NADH-quinone oxidoreductase subunit L: protein MYSNLWLIPFFPLVGAIFNGLFGKKIKNEAVIGGIATGLMFLSFLVAAQNFFKLLGDTQKVHELFLASWMTVGNFHLNWELLLDPLSAVMIMVVTGVGTLIHLYSIGYMHGEVGYYRFFSYLNLFAFAMLMLVLGGNALVMFIGWEGVGLCSYLLIGYYYEKKSASTAANKAFIVNRVGDFGFLCGLFTLFWALAGKGVWTLNFVEIAESGHLLESGGLLITVVTLCFFLGATGKSAQIPLFTWLPDAMEGPTPVSALIHAATMVTAGVYMIGRMNGLFAMAPATMMTIAIVGGLTAFFAATIGLAQNDIKRVLAYSTVSQLGYMFLAMGVGAFSAGIFHLMTHAFFKACLFLGSGSVIHGMHHAYHHAHLHDDPQDMRNMGGLRKKMPITFITFLVSTIAISGIPLFSGFFSKDEILWWSFGSTRGHWMLWVLGAAAAGMTAFYMFRLVFMTFFGEQKTDARAKDHIPESPFTITIPLMVLGLLAVIGGYIGIPKILGGANRFEHFLAPVFEHAQHLNEIHAHGSHATEYTLMAISVAIAIVGIFIAWVMYIKNPELPGKFVARFTGAHRVIFNKWYIDELYDFVFVVPCKRIGTFLWKGIDAKIVDGVVNGCAWVVKGLGTGLRYTQSGYLYNYAMAMVVGVVVIVGFFVF from the coding sequence ATGTACAGTAATCTGTGGCTCATCCCATTTTTTCCGCTAGTCGGGGCCATCTTTAATGGTCTTTTTGGCAAGAAAATTAAAAATGAAGCAGTGATCGGTGGTATTGCCACCGGACTGATGTTCCTTTCATTTTTGGTTGCTGCTCAAAACTTTTTCAAGTTATTGGGTGATACACAAAAAGTTCATGAGCTGTTTCTGGCCTCCTGGATGACGGTTGGTAACTTTCACCTGAATTGGGAGCTTTTGCTGGATCCTCTCTCTGCAGTTATGATTATGGTGGTTACGGGCGTCGGCACTCTGATTCACTTGTATTCCATCGGATATATGCACGGGGAAGTCGGGTACTATCGTTTTTTTAGCTATCTGAACCTGTTTGCATTTGCCATGCTGATGTTGGTTCTCGGTGGTAATGCCCTGGTGATGTTCATAGGCTGGGAAGGCGTTGGTCTCTGCTCTTATCTGCTGATTGGCTACTACTATGAAAAGAAGAGTGCCAGCACTGCTGCCAATAAAGCGTTTATCGTCAACCGTGTTGGTGATTTTGGTTTCCTCTGTGGCTTGTTTACCCTGTTCTGGGCTCTTGCCGGCAAAGGAGTCTGGACTCTCAATTTTGTTGAAATTGCCGAAAGTGGCCATTTGCTTGAGTCTGGAGGACTGTTAATTACCGTTGTGACCCTTTGTTTCTTTTTAGGTGCAACAGGAAAATCGGCTCAGATTCCATTGTTTACCTGGCTTCCTGATGCCATGGAAGGTCCAACCCCGGTATCAGCTTTAATCCATGCGGCGACGATGGTTACCGCAGGTGTCTATATGATCGGTCGCATGAATGGTCTGTTTGCCATGGCCCCTGCGACGATGATGACGATTGCAATTGTCGGTGGTTTAACAGCATTTTTTGCTGCTACAATTGGTTTGGCTCAGAATGATATCAAGAGGGTTCTTGCCTACTCAACTGTTTCCCAGTTGGGATATATGTTTCTGGCTATGGGTGTTGGTGCTTTTTCCGCAGGAATTTTTCATTTAATGACCCATGCGTTTTTTAAGGCGTGTTTATTCTTGGGTTCCGGCTCGGTTATTCATGGAATGCACCACGCATATCACCATGCCCACTTGCACGATGATCCGCAAGACATGCGTAATATGGGTGGCTTACGGAAGAAGATGCCAATTACGTTTATTACCTTTTTGGTGTCTACGATTGCGATATCGGGCATTCCTCTGTTTTCAGGATTCTTCTCAAAAGATGAAATTCTCTGGTGGTCATTTGGTTCAACTCGTGGGCACTGGATGCTTTGGGTTCTTGGGGCCGCTGCTGCCGGTATGACAGCTTTCTATATGTTCCGCCTGGTCTTTATGACTTTCTTTGGTGAGCAGAAAACGGACGCACGGGCAAAAGATCATATCCCTGAATCTCCTTTCACAATAACAATTCCATTGATGGTGCTGGGGTTGCTGGCAGTGATTGGCGGATATATCGGTATCCCGAAAATTCTCGGTGGTGCGAATCGTTTTGAACATTTTCTCGCGCCGGTATTTGAACATGCTCAACACCTCAACGAGATTCATGCTCATGGCTCACATGCAACTGAATATACGTTGATGGCAATTTCGGTTGCGATTGCAATTGTTGGGATTTTTATCGCATGGGTTATGTACATCAAAAATCCCGAGTTGCCAGGAAAGTTTGTTGCCAGATTTACCGGTGCCCACAGGGTTATTTTCAATAAATGGTATATCGATGAACTTTACGATTTTGTTTTTGTCGTCCCCTGTAAAAGAATTGGTACGTTTTTATGGAAAGGGATCGATGCCAAAATTGTTGATGGTGTTGTAAATGGTTGCGCCTGGGTTGTTAAGGGACTTGGAACGGGCCTGCGCTATACACAGTCCGGTTACCTGTATAACTACGCAATGGCCATGGTGGTCGGCGTAGTCGTGATCGTCGGCTTTTTTGTCTTTTAG
- a CDS encoding NADH-quinone oxidoreductase subunit N, which yields MENLVQEAIQNVNLQAIMPSLVLSGFAMVLLMVSVFSKRGSTTHVAWLSIAALIVTGFVTLTGWNNPQAGFAGSVLFDNFATFFSMICIVAAGLTILMSDDYLKREQFPVSEYYSLILFTTAGAMWMASGTDLMTIFLGLEVLSVSLYVLAGFFRNQTRSNEAGLKYFFLGAFSTGFLLYGVALVYGVTGTTKLEGIAAYVRANPDSAMNTMFIAGGLLLLVGFLFKVAAAPFHMWTPDVYQGAPTPITAFMSAGPKAAAFAALMRVMIVGLDGLQSELTSLFWILAVLTMTIGNFVALSQKDLKRMLAYSSISHAGYALVGLVAWNEIGLSAILFYMLVYTFMNMGAFAVLVLVGKQGENNLTLEGIAGLGYKKPVLGVVLSIFLLSLMGMPPTAGFIGKFYIFAGAIKAGYIWLAILGVLNSAVSLYYYLRVMVQMYFKDPEEDFSWVFVNVPTAISIVISLGGVLYLGMFPNTLMQLAKLAGF from the coding sequence ATGGAAAATCTGGTTCAAGAAGCCATCCAGAATGTAAATTTGCAAGCAATCATGCCATCGCTGGTGCTCAGCGGTTTTGCCATGGTGCTATTGATGGTTTCGGTGTTTTCGAAACGTGGTAGCACGACTCACGTTGCGTGGCTGAGTATTGCGGCTTTGATTGTCACCGGGTTTGTGACCCTCACAGGCTGGAATAATCCGCAGGCCGGTTTTGCAGGAAGTGTTCTGTTTGACAACTTTGCAACTTTCTTCAGCATGATCTGCATTGTGGCTGCTGGTTTGACAATTCTGATGTCAGATGACTATCTGAAACGTGAACAGTTTCCTGTCAGCGAATATTATTCGCTAATTCTGTTTACGACTGCCGGTGCTATGTGGATGGCATCAGGTACTGATCTGATGACGATATTCCTCGGGTTGGAAGTTTTGTCAGTTTCTCTCTATGTCCTGGCTGGGTTCTTCCGTAATCAAACACGATCCAATGAAGCAGGGCTGAAATACTTTTTCCTTGGAGCTTTTTCAACCGGATTTCTTCTTTATGGGGTCGCTCTGGTCTATGGTGTGACAGGAACAACCAAGCTTGAAGGTATTGCCGCCTATGTTCGGGCCAATCCCGATTCTGCAATGAACACGATGTTTATCGCCGGCGGATTGTTGCTGCTGGTTGGCTTCCTTTTCAAGGTTGCCGCTGCACCATTTCACATGTGGACACCAGATGTTTATCAGGGAGCACCGACTCCAATTACTGCTTTTATGAGTGCTGGACCTAAGGCAGCTGCCTTTGCAGCATTAATGCGGGTCATGATTGTAGGTTTGGATGGTCTGCAATCCGAATTAACCTCATTGTTTTGGATTCTCGCAGTTTTGACCATGACTATTGGTAACTTTGTCGCTCTGAGTCAAAAAGACCTGAAACGTATGCTTGCCTATTCTTCCATCTCTCACGCGGGTTATGCCTTGGTCGGACTGGTTGCATGGAATGAGATTGGTCTTTCGGCAATTCTCTTTTACATGCTGGTTTATACATTCATGAATATGGGTGCATTTGCGGTCCTGGTCCTCGTTGGTAAGCAGGGAGAAAATAACCTGACTCTTGAAGGTATTGCCGGTCTTGGTTACAAAAAGCCGGTTCTGGGTGTGGTCCTTTCAATTTTCCTGCTGTCTCTGATGGGGATGCCACCAACAGCTGGTTTTATCGGCAAGTTTTATATCTTTGCTGGGGCTATTAAGGCTGGATATATCTGGCTGGCCATTCTGGGGGTCCTGAATTCCGCAGTGTCTTTGTATTACTATCTCCGAGTCATGGTCCAAATGTATTTCAAAGATCCCGAAGAAGATTTTTCCTGGGTTTTTGTTAACGTGCCGACAGCTATTTCAATAGTTATCTCTCTCGGCGGTGTTCTTTATCTTGGGATGTTCCCAAATACTTTAATGCAACTGGCCAAGTTAGCCGGTTTCTAA
- a CDS encoding NADH-quinone oxidoreductase subunit J — protein sequence MEAILFYLTAVVAIISAVFVTQCRNPVNSALNLITTFLCLAVFYVMLESPFMAAIQIMVYAGAIMVLIVFVIMLLNLGLAVKTRYTHGIPAAGILAALILFIANYFIRYGEATGTGGSVTSEVIANYGHTELIGRAMFVDFLLPFEIASILLLVAIIGAVVLSKREV from the coding sequence ATGGAAGCGATTCTTTTTTATCTCACTGCGGTGGTTGCAATTATCTCGGCGGTTTTTGTCACTCAATGTCGAAATCCGGTTAACAGTGCATTGAATCTGATTACAACATTTCTGTGCCTGGCAGTGTTTTACGTCATGTTGGAGTCTCCGTTCATGGCTGCTATCCAGATTATGGTTTATGCCGGAGCAATTATGGTGCTGATTGTCTTTGTCATTATGTTGCTGAATCTTGGTTTAGCGGTAAAGACGAGGTATACCCATGGAATCCCAGCAGCGGGAATTCTTGCAGCACTGATTCTTTTTATTGCCAACTATTTTATCCGTTACGGCGAGGCTACCGGAACCGGTGGTAGTGTAACCAGCGAAGTCATTGCAAATTATGGTCATACCGAATTAATTGGTCGAGCCATGTTTGTTGATTTTTTACTCCCCTTTGAGATTGCTTCAATCTTGCTGTTGGTCGCAATTATCGGGGCTGTTGTCCTCTCAAAGCGCGAAGTTTAA
- a CDS encoding NADH-quinone oxidoreductase subunit I — translation MFKEFAKGLSITLKHLMPGNCTTIQYPKQKMQMSPRFRGLHRLIPAQDREKCVACYLCPTVCPAKCITVVAAENEAGEKYPEVFEIDLLRCIFCGYCVEACPKEAIEMTDAYELANFTREDFGFDKQRLLKS, via the coding sequence ATGTTTAAAGAGTTTGCCAAAGGCTTGAGTATTACGCTGAAGCATCTGATGCCGGGGAATTGTACCACGATACAGTATCCGAAGCAGAAAATGCAGATGTCCCCACGATTTCGCGGGCTGCATCGGTTAATTCCGGCTCAAGATCGTGAGAAATGTGTCGCCTGTTATCTGTGTCCGACAGTCTGTCCGGCAAAATGTATCACCGTTGTTGCTGCAGAAAATGAAGCGGGTGAAAAATATCCGGAAGTTTTCGAGATTGATCTGTTGCGCTGTATCTTCTGTGGTTACTGTGTTGAAGCATGCCCCAAGGAAGCAATAGAAATGACAGATGCTTACGAACTGGCAAACTTTACCCGTGAAGATTTTGGCTTTGACAAGCAACGTCTTCTCAAGTCGTAA
- a CDS encoding NADH-quinone oxidoreductase subunit B family protein: MGVEQPKTLGSGFVTTSLDKLVNWSRASSMWPMTFGLACCAIEMMATGAARFDLDRMGILFRASPRQADVIIVAGTVTKKMVPVIKTVYEQMPEPRYVIAMGACASSGGIFDTYSTVQGVDEFLPVDVYIPGCPPRPEGLLYGLMKLQDKIRAERNTFGAAIGVGDVVHNKA, translated from the coding sequence ATGGGAGTAGAGCAACCAAAAACGCTCGGTAGCGGCTTTGTTACAACGAGCTTGGACAAGTTGGTCAACTGGTCTCGGGCAAGCTCTATGTGGCCCATGACTTTTGGTTTGGCATGCTGTGCCATTGAAATGATGGCAACCGGTGCTGCCCGATTTGACCTTGACCGTATGGGGATTCTCTTTCGTGCGTCACCACGTCAGGCTGATGTCATCATTGTTGCCGGAACTGTTACTAAAAAAATGGTTCCCGTCATTAAGACAGTTTACGAACAGATGCCTGAACCACGTTATGTTATTGCGATGGGGGCTTGTGCTTCATCCGGCGGGATTTTTGACACTTACAGCACGGTGCAGGGTGTCGATGAGTTCCTCCCTGTTGATGTTTATATTCCCGGCTGTCCACCGCGACCGGAAGGTCTTCTTTACGGCTTGATGAAGCTGCAGGACAAAATCAGGGCAGAGCGGAATACGTTTGGTGCTGCTATTGGCGTCGGTGATGTCGTTCACAATAAGGCCTGA
- the nuoK gene encoding NADH-quinone oxidoreductase subunit NuoK — protein MITVNHYLLLSAILFAIGTFGVLTRKNAIVIFMCIEVMLNSVNLTFIALSRHVGNMDGQIFVFFVMTVAAAEAAVGLALMIAFYRNKDSIDVDDFNMLKW, from the coding sequence ATGATTACCGTCAATCACTATTTGCTGTTGAGCGCGATTCTTTTTGCCATCGGTACATTTGGTGTGCTCACTCGAAAGAATGCCATTGTTATTTTCATGTGCATTGAGGTGATGCTCAATTCGGTGAATCTGACCTTTATTGCTCTGTCACGTCACGTCGGCAATATGGATGGCCAGATTTTTGTTTTTTTTGTCATGACAGTTGCTGCAGCTGAAGCGGCTGTAGGTCTAGCGTTGATGATCGCATTTTATCGGAACAAAGATTCAATCGATGTCGACGATTTCAATATGCTCAAATGGTGA